A window from Gallus gallus isolate bGalGal1 chromosome 5, bGalGal1.mat.broiler.GRCg7b, whole genome shotgun sequence encodes these proteins:
- the CHKA gene encoding choline kinase alpha isoform X4: MPTLGDPPMSLHAAHPSFGLWEIKRELLPCRGGLSNMLFQCSLPDSIETVADEPRKVLLRLYGAILQMGAEAMVLESVMFAILAERALGPKLYGIFPQGRLEEFIPSRKLSTEELSLPDISAEIAEKMAIFHGMKMPFNKEPKWLFGTMEKYLNQVLRIKFTRESKTRKLNKLLSYNLPQEMKNLRAMLEATSSPVVFCHNDCQEGNILLLEGRENSEKQKLMLIDFEYSSYNYRGFDIGNHFCEWMYDYTYEKYPFFKASVLKYPSKKQQLHFISSYLSAFQDGFENLSNEEKSKLEEDMLVEVNRFALASHFFWGLWSIIQAKISSIEFGYLEYALSRFDVYFDQKKKLQV; encoded by the exons CTGCACACCCCTCCTTTGGCCTATGGGAGATAAAGAGAGAGCTGCTTCCGTGCAG aGGTGGCCTCAGCAACATGCTGTTTCAGTGCTCGCTACCTGATTCCATTGAGACAGTTGCAGATGAGCCACGGAAAGTTCTGCTGCGCTTATATGGTGCAATCCTGCAGATG gggGCAGAAGCCATGGTTTTGGAGAGCGTTATGTTTGCCATTCTTGCAGAAAGAGCTCTTGGCCCAAAGCTGTATGGAATCTTTCCACAGGGGAGACTAGAGGAGTTTATTCCC AGCAGGAAACTAAGTACTGAAGAACTAAGCTTGCCTGACATATCTGCTGAAATAGCTGAGAAGATGGCAATATTTCATGGCATGAAAATGCCATTTAATAAAGAACCTAAGTGGCTTTTTGGGACAATGGAAAA gtaTCTAAACCAAGTGCTGAGGATAAAATTTACTAGAGAATCCAAAACTAGGAAACTGAACAAACTCCTCAGTTACAATCTAccccaggaaatgaaaaatctaAG AGCTATGCTTGAGGCTACTTCATCGCCAGTTGTATTTTGCCACAACGACTGCCAGGAAG GTAATATCTTGCTTCTAGAAGGCAGAGagaattcagaaaaacaaaagctgatgCTCATTGACTTTGAATACAGCAGCTATAATTACCG AGGCTTTGACATTGGGAATCACTTCTGTGAGTGGATGTATGATTACACATATGAGAAGTATCCATTCTTCAAAGCTAGCGTTCTTAAATATCCTTCAAAGAAGCAACAG CTTCATTTTATCTCCAGTTACCTGTCTGCATTCCAAGATGGTTTTGAAAATCTGAGCAATGAAGAGAAGTCCAAACTAGAAGAAGATATGTTGGTAGAAGTTAATAG GTTTGCCCTCGCGTCACACTTCTTCTGGGGTTTGTGGTCTATTATACAAGCAAAGATCTCATCCATTGAATTTGGTTACCTG GAATATGCATTATCCAGATTCGATGTGTACTTTGATCAGAAGAAGAAGCTCCAAGTATGA
- the CHKA gene encoding choline kinase alpha isoform X3, whose amino-acid sequence MPTLGDPPMSLHAAHPSFGLWEIKRELLPCRGGLSNMLFQCSLPDSIETVADEPRKVLLRLYGAILQMRSCNKGESEQSQKENDLQGAEAMVLESVMFAILAERALGPKLYGIFPQGRLEEFIPSRKLSTEELSLPDISAEIAEKMAIFHGMKMPFNKEPKWLFGTMEKYLNQVLRIKFTRESKTRKLNKLLSYNLPQEMKNLRAMLEATSSPVVFCHNDCQEGNILLLEGRENSEKQKLMLIDFEYSSYNYRGFDIGNHFCEWMYDYTYEKYPFFKASVLKYPSKKQQLHFISSYLSAFQDGFENLSNEEKSKLEEDMLVEVNRFALASHFFWGLWSIIQAKISSIEFGYLEYALSRFDVYFDQKKKLQV is encoded by the exons CTGCACACCCCTCCTTTGGCCTATGGGAGATAAAGAGAGAGCTGCTTCCGTGCAG aGGTGGCCTCAGCAACATGCTGTTTCAGTGCTCGCTACCTGATTCCATTGAGACAGTTGCAGATGAGCCACGGAAAGTTCTGCTGCGCTTATATGGTGCAATCCTGCAGATG AGGTCCTGTAATAAAGGAGAATCAGAACAGtctcaaaaggaaaatgacttGCAA gggGCAGAAGCCATGGTTTTGGAGAGCGTTATGTTTGCCATTCTTGCAGAAAGAGCTCTTGGCCCAAAGCTGTATGGAATCTTTCCACAGGGGAGACTAGAGGAGTTTATTCCC AGCAGGAAACTAAGTACTGAAGAACTAAGCTTGCCTGACATATCTGCTGAAATAGCTGAGAAGATGGCAATATTTCATGGCATGAAAATGCCATTTAATAAAGAACCTAAGTGGCTTTTTGGGACAATGGAAAA gtaTCTAAACCAAGTGCTGAGGATAAAATTTACTAGAGAATCCAAAACTAGGAAACTGAACAAACTCCTCAGTTACAATCTAccccaggaaatgaaaaatctaAG AGCTATGCTTGAGGCTACTTCATCGCCAGTTGTATTTTGCCACAACGACTGCCAGGAAG GTAATATCTTGCTTCTAGAAGGCAGAGagaattcagaaaaacaaaagctgatgCTCATTGACTTTGAATACAGCAGCTATAATTACCG AGGCTTTGACATTGGGAATCACTTCTGTGAGTGGATGTATGATTACACATATGAGAAGTATCCATTCTTCAAAGCTAGCGTTCTTAAATATCCTTCAAAGAAGCAACAG CTTCATTTTATCTCCAGTTACCTGTCTGCATTCCAAGATGGTTTTGAAAATCTGAGCAATGAAGAGAAGTCCAAACTAGAAGAAGATATGTTGGTAGAAGTTAATAG GTTTGCCCTCGCGTCACACTTCTTCTGGGGTTTGTGGTCTATTATACAAGCAAAGATCTCATCCATTGAATTTGGTTACCTG GAATATGCATTATCCAGATTCGATGTGTACTTTGATCAGAAGAAGAAGCTCCAAGTATGA
- the CHKA gene encoding choline kinase alpha isoform X2 has translation MKTKFCNGEADPSPLGLLLGCDPGSGGGGVVLPAAGQPPSPLSHGGPEGKDPAAAGRGGGAVSPTSPVPPPPEEEPPLDPRTRRRAYLWCKEFLPGAWRGLREEQLLISPIRGGLSNMLFQCSLPDSIETVADEPRKVLLRLYGAILQMGAEAMVLESVMFAILAERALGPKLYGIFPQGRLEEFIPSRKLSTEELSLPDISAEIAEKMAIFHGMKMPFNKEPKWLFGTMEKYLNQVLRIKFTRESKTRKLNKLLSYNLPQEMKNLRAMLEATSSPVVFCHNDCQEGNILLLEGRENSEKQKLMLIDFEYSSYNYRGFDIGNHFCEWMYDYTYEKYPFFKASVLKYPSKKQQLHFISSYLSAFQDGFENLSNEEKSKLEEDMLVEVNRFALASHFFWGLWSIIQAKISSIEFGYLEYALSRFDVYFDQKKKLQV, from the exons ATGAAGACCAAGTTCTGTAACGGCGAGGCCGACCCCTCTCCGCTCGGGCTCCTCCTGGGCTGCGACCCCGGCTCCGGCGGGGGCGGCGTCGTCCTCCCCGCCGCCGGGCAGCCCCCCTCGCCGCTCTCCCACGGCGGCCCCGAGGGGAAGGATCCCGCGGCGGCGGGCAGGGGCGGGGGTGCCGTGAGCCCGACCTCCCCCGTGCCGCCGCCGCCCGAGGAGGAGCCGCCGCTCGACCCCCGCACGCGGCGCAGGGCCTATCTGTGGTGCAAGGAGTTCCTGCCGGGGGCCTGGCGCGGGCTGCGGGAGGAGCAGCTCCTCATCAGCCCCATCAG aGGTGGCCTCAGCAACATGCTGTTTCAGTGCTCGCTACCTGATTCCATTGAGACAGTTGCAGATGAGCCACGGAAAGTTCTGCTGCGCTTATATGGTGCAATCCTGCAGATG gggGCAGAAGCCATGGTTTTGGAGAGCGTTATGTTTGCCATTCTTGCAGAAAGAGCTCTTGGCCCAAAGCTGTATGGAATCTTTCCACAGGGGAGACTAGAGGAGTTTATTCCC AGCAGGAAACTAAGTACTGAAGAACTAAGCTTGCCTGACATATCTGCTGAAATAGCTGAGAAGATGGCAATATTTCATGGCATGAAAATGCCATTTAATAAAGAACCTAAGTGGCTTTTTGGGACAATGGAAAA gtaTCTAAACCAAGTGCTGAGGATAAAATTTACTAGAGAATCCAAAACTAGGAAACTGAACAAACTCCTCAGTTACAATCTAccccaggaaatgaaaaatctaAG AGCTATGCTTGAGGCTACTTCATCGCCAGTTGTATTTTGCCACAACGACTGCCAGGAAG GTAATATCTTGCTTCTAGAAGGCAGAGagaattcagaaaaacaaaagctgatgCTCATTGACTTTGAATACAGCAGCTATAATTACCG AGGCTTTGACATTGGGAATCACTTCTGTGAGTGGATGTATGATTACACATATGAGAAGTATCCATTCTTCAAAGCTAGCGTTCTTAAATATCCTTCAAAGAAGCAACAG CTTCATTTTATCTCCAGTTACCTGTCTGCATTCCAAGATGGTTTTGAAAATCTGAGCAATGAAGAGAAGTCCAAACTAGAAGAAGATATGTTGGTAGAAGTTAATAG GTTTGCCCTCGCGTCACACTTCTTCTGGGGTTTGTGGTCTATTATACAAGCAAAGATCTCATCCATTGAATTTGGTTACCTG GAATATGCATTATCCAGATTCGATGTGTACTTTGATCAGAAGAAGAAGCTCCAAGTATGA
- the CHKA gene encoding choline kinase alpha isoform X1 — protein MKTKFCNGEADPSPLGLLLGCDPGSGGGGVVLPAAGQPPSPLSHGGPEGKDPAAAGRGGGAVSPTSPVPPPPEEEPPLDPRTRRRAYLWCKEFLPGAWRGLREEQLLISPIRGGLSNMLFQCSLPDSIETVADEPRKVLLRLYGAILQMRSCNKGESEQSQKENDLQGAEAMVLESVMFAILAERALGPKLYGIFPQGRLEEFIPSRKLSTEELSLPDISAEIAEKMAIFHGMKMPFNKEPKWLFGTMEKYLNQVLRIKFTRESKTRKLNKLLSYNLPQEMKNLRAMLEATSSPVVFCHNDCQEGNILLLEGRENSEKQKLMLIDFEYSSYNYRGFDIGNHFCEWMYDYTYEKYPFFKASVLKYPSKKQQLHFISSYLSAFQDGFENLSNEEKSKLEEDMLVEVNRFALASHFFWGLWSIIQAKISSIEFGYLEYALSRFDVYFDQKKKLQV, from the exons ATGAAGACCAAGTTCTGTAACGGCGAGGCCGACCCCTCTCCGCTCGGGCTCCTCCTGGGCTGCGACCCCGGCTCCGGCGGGGGCGGCGTCGTCCTCCCCGCCGCCGGGCAGCCCCCCTCGCCGCTCTCCCACGGCGGCCCCGAGGGGAAGGATCCCGCGGCGGCGGGCAGGGGCGGGGGTGCCGTGAGCCCGACCTCCCCCGTGCCGCCGCCGCCCGAGGAGGAGCCGCCGCTCGACCCCCGCACGCGGCGCAGGGCCTATCTGTGGTGCAAGGAGTTCCTGCCGGGGGCCTGGCGCGGGCTGCGGGAGGAGCAGCTCCTCATCAGCCCCATCAG aGGTGGCCTCAGCAACATGCTGTTTCAGTGCTCGCTACCTGATTCCATTGAGACAGTTGCAGATGAGCCACGGAAAGTTCTGCTGCGCTTATATGGTGCAATCCTGCAGATG AGGTCCTGTAATAAAGGAGAATCAGAACAGtctcaaaaggaaaatgacttGCAA gggGCAGAAGCCATGGTTTTGGAGAGCGTTATGTTTGCCATTCTTGCAGAAAGAGCTCTTGGCCCAAAGCTGTATGGAATCTTTCCACAGGGGAGACTAGAGGAGTTTATTCCC AGCAGGAAACTAAGTACTGAAGAACTAAGCTTGCCTGACATATCTGCTGAAATAGCTGAGAAGATGGCAATATTTCATGGCATGAAAATGCCATTTAATAAAGAACCTAAGTGGCTTTTTGGGACAATGGAAAA gtaTCTAAACCAAGTGCTGAGGATAAAATTTACTAGAGAATCCAAAACTAGGAAACTGAACAAACTCCTCAGTTACAATCTAccccaggaaatgaaaaatctaAG AGCTATGCTTGAGGCTACTTCATCGCCAGTTGTATTTTGCCACAACGACTGCCAGGAAG GTAATATCTTGCTTCTAGAAGGCAGAGagaattcagaaaaacaaaagctgatgCTCATTGACTTTGAATACAGCAGCTATAATTACCG AGGCTTTGACATTGGGAATCACTTCTGTGAGTGGATGTATGATTACACATATGAGAAGTATCCATTCTTCAAAGCTAGCGTTCTTAAATATCCTTCAAAGAAGCAACAG CTTCATTTTATCTCCAGTTACCTGTCTGCATTCCAAGATGGTTTTGAAAATCTGAGCAATGAAGAGAAGTCCAAACTAGAAGAAGATATGTTGGTAGAAGTTAATAG GTTTGCCCTCGCGTCACACTTCTTCTGGGGTTTGTGGTCTATTATACAAGCAAAGATCTCATCCATTGAATTTGGTTACCTG GAATATGCATTATCCAGATTCGATGTGTACTTTGATCAGAAGAAGAAGCTCCAAGTATGA
- the CHKA gene encoding choline kinase alpha isoform X6, producing MLFQCSLPDSIETVADEPRKVLLRLYGAILQMGAEAMVLESVMFAILAERALGPKLYGIFPQGRLEEFIPSRKLSTEELSLPDISAEIAEKMAIFHGMKMPFNKEPKWLFGTMEKYLNQVLRIKFTRESKTRKLNKLLSYNLPQEMKNLRAMLEATSSPVVFCHNDCQEGNILLLEGRENSEKQKLMLIDFEYSSYNYRGFDIGNHFCEWMYDYTYEKYPFFKASVLKYPSKKQQLHFISSYLSAFQDGFENLSNEEKSKLEEDMLVEVNRFALASHFFWGLWSIIQAKISSIEFGYLEYALSRFDVYFDQKKKLQV from the exons ATGCTGTTTCAGTGCTCGCTACCTGATTCCATTGAGACAGTTGCAGATGAGCCACGGAAAGTTCTGCTGCGCTTATATGGTGCAATCCTGCAGATG gggGCAGAAGCCATGGTTTTGGAGAGCGTTATGTTTGCCATTCTTGCAGAAAGAGCTCTTGGCCCAAAGCTGTATGGAATCTTTCCACAGGGGAGACTAGAGGAGTTTATTCCC AGCAGGAAACTAAGTACTGAAGAACTAAGCTTGCCTGACATATCTGCTGAAATAGCTGAGAAGATGGCAATATTTCATGGCATGAAAATGCCATTTAATAAAGAACCTAAGTGGCTTTTTGGGACAATGGAAAA gtaTCTAAACCAAGTGCTGAGGATAAAATTTACTAGAGAATCCAAAACTAGGAAACTGAACAAACTCCTCAGTTACAATCTAccccaggaaatgaaaaatctaAG AGCTATGCTTGAGGCTACTTCATCGCCAGTTGTATTTTGCCACAACGACTGCCAGGAAG GTAATATCTTGCTTCTAGAAGGCAGAGagaattcagaaaaacaaaagctgatgCTCATTGACTTTGAATACAGCAGCTATAATTACCG AGGCTTTGACATTGGGAATCACTTCTGTGAGTGGATGTATGATTACACATATGAGAAGTATCCATTCTTCAAAGCTAGCGTTCTTAAATATCCTTCAAAGAAGCAACAG CTTCATTTTATCTCCAGTTACCTGTCTGCATTCCAAGATGGTTTTGAAAATCTGAGCAATGAAGAGAAGTCCAAACTAGAAGAAGATATGTTGGTAGAAGTTAATAG GTTTGCCCTCGCGTCACACTTCTTCTGGGGTTTGTGGTCTATTATACAAGCAAAGATCTCATCCATTGAATTTGGTTACCTG GAATATGCATTATCCAGATTCGATGTGTACTTTGATCAGAAGAAGAAGCTCCAAGTATGA
- the CHKA gene encoding choline kinase alpha isoform X5, whose product MLFQCSLPDSIETVADEPRKVLLRLYGAILQMRSCNKGESEQSQKENDLQGAEAMVLESVMFAILAERALGPKLYGIFPQGRLEEFIPSRKLSTEELSLPDISAEIAEKMAIFHGMKMPFNKEPKWLFGTMEKYLNQVLRIKFTRESKTRKLNKLLSYNLPQEMKNLRAMLEATSSPVVFCHNDCQEGNILLLEGRENSEKQKLMLIDFEYSSYNYRGFDIGNHFCEWMYDYTYEKYPFFKASVLKYPSKKQQLHFISSYLSAFQDGFENLSNEEKSKLEEDMLVEVNRFALASHFFWGLWSIIQAKISSIEFGYLEYALSRFDVYFDQKKKLQV is encoded by the exons ATGCTGTTTCAGTGCTCGCTACCTGATTCCATTGAGACAGTTGCAGATGAGCCACGGAAAGTTCTGCTGCGCTTATATGGTGCAATCCTGCAGATG AGGTCCTGTAATAAAGGAGAATCAGAACAGtctcaaaaggaaaatgacttGCAA gggGCAGAAGCCATGGTTTTGGAGAGCGTTATGTTTGCCATTCTTGCAGAAAGAGCTCTTGGCCCAAAGCTGTATGGAATCTTTCCACAGGGGAGACTAGAGGAGTTTATTCCC AGCAGGAAACTAAGTACTGAAGAACTAAGCTTGCCTGACATATCTGCTGAAATAGCTGAGAAGATGGCAATATTTCATGGCATGAAAATGCCATTTAATAAAGAACCTAAGTGGCTTTTTGGGACAATGGAAAA gtaTCTAAACCAAGTGCTGAGGATAAAATTTACTAGAGAATCCAAAACTAGGAAACTGAACAAACTCCTCAGTTACAATCTAccccaggaaatgaaaaatctaAG AGCTATGCTTGAGGCTACTTCATCGCCAGTTGTATTTTGCCACAACGACTGCCAGGAAG GTAATATCTTGCTTCTAGAAGGCAGAGagaattcagaaaaacaaaagctgatgCTCATTGACTTTGAATACAGCAGCTATAATTACCG AGGCTTTGACATTGGGAATCACTTCTGTGAGTGGATGTATGATTACACATATGAGAAGTATCCATTCTTCAAAGCTAGCGTTCTTAAATATCCTTCAAAGAAGCAACAG CTTCATTTTATCTCCAGTTACCTGTCTGCATTCCAAGATGGTTTTGAAAATCTGAGCAATGAAGAGAAGTCCAAACTAGAAGAAGATATGTTGGTAGAAGTTAATAG GTTTGCCCTCGCGTCACACTTCTTCTGGGGTTTGTGGTCTATTATACAAGCAAAGATCTCATCCATTGAATTTGGTTACCTG GAATATGCATTATCCAGATTCGATGTGTACTTTGATCAGAAGAAGAAGCTCCAAGTATGA